Proteins from one Terriglobus tenax genomic window:
- a CDS encoding NIPSNAP family protein, which translates to MKRREFIRSAAAGAVAATVLPVEAQVQEKQAGQEFYELRRFSLRNGAGPKLTENFFAQAMIPALNHMGISPVGAFKVDVGPEMPTYYLLLPSKSAEALLSVNQKLSQDAEFLKAAAGFWDAPAAAPAFLRVESTIFSAFTGWPKLTPPKPEKRIFQLRIYESASYAAHLKKVEMFNTAEIGIFVKAGLAPVFFGSAISGPLLPNLTYMLTFPDLPTLSANWSKFGSDPAWKELSHKPGYTDPEIVTNISNYYLSPLACSQV; encoded by the coding sequence ATGAAACGGCGTGAGTTTATTCGTTCCGCAGCGGCTGGCGCGGTTGCAGCCACAGTGTTGCCAGTGGAAGCACAGGTGCAGGAAAAGCAGGCAGGGCAGGAGTTTTACGAGCTGCGCAGATTTTCGCTGCGCAATGGCGCAGGGCCGAAGCTGACGGAGAACTTCTTCGCGCAGGCGATGATTCCGGCGCTGAATCACATGGGCATTTCTCCGGTAGGGGCGTTCAAGGTGGATGTTGGGCCGGAGATGCCGACCTACTACCTGCTGCTGCCATCGAAGTCTGCTGAGGCGTTGCTGAGCGTGAACCAGAAGCTATCGCAGGATGCCGAGTTCCTGAAGGCAGCGGCTGGGTTCTGGGATGCTCCGGCGGCCGCGCCTGCGTTTCTCCGCGTGGAGAGCACGATCTTCTCCGCCTTTACGGGATGGCCGAAGCTGACACCTCCGAAGCCGGAGAAGCGCATCTTCCAACTCCGTATTTATGAGAGCGCGTCGTATGCGGCACACCTGAAGAAGGTGGAGATGTTCAATACGGCTGAGATTGGCATTTTTGTGAAGGCGGGGCTGGCGCCGGTCTTCTTTGGGAGCGCCATCAGCGGCCCGCTGCTGCCGAACCTGACGTACATGCTCACCTTCCCTGACCTGCCGACGCTGAGTGCGAACTGGTCGAAGTTTGGTTCGGACCCGGCGTGGAAGGAGCTGTCACATAAGCCTGGCTACACGGATCCGGAAATTGTGACCAACATCAGCAACTACTATCTGAGTCCTCTGGCCTGTTCGCAGGTTTAA
- a CDS encoding dihydroorotate dehydrogenase, producing MRVNIAGVELRSPVIAASGTFGYGLEFEDILSLDKIGAFVTKGLSAEPMAGNPSPRIIETASGMMNAIGLQNVGVRAFIAEKLPKIRQIKGAVCIANVFGYTVEDCIQVVRELDQADGIAMYELNASCPNTSHGGMVFGTDGIMLYDLVTRVRRRTQRPVMVKLSPNVTNIGHMARVAQDAGADAVSLVNTFLALSIDIETRKPRIANTTGGLSGPAIKPIAVRMVREASKAVSIPVVGLGGIVCAEDAVEFLLAGATAVQVGTASYADPRAVETIANGLRTWCKSHEVERARDLTGAMLSA from the coding sequence ATGCGCGTGAACATCGCCGGCGTGGAGTTGCGCTCGCCGGTCATTGCCGCCAGCGGCACCTTTGGGTATGGCCTTGAGTTTGAGGACATTCTTTCTCTGGATAAGATTGGGGCCTTTGTAACCAAGGGGCTTTCCGCCGAGCCGATGGCAGGCAACCCTTCGCCCCGCATTATTGAGACGGCCAGCGGCATGATGAACGCCATTGGTCTGCAGAATGTGGGCGTGAGAGCGTTTATTGCCGAGAAGCTGCCGAAGATCAGGCAGATCAAGGGAGCCGTATGCATTGCCAACGTCTTCGGCTATACGGTGGAGGACTGCATCCAGGTTGTCCGTGAGCTGGACCAGGCGGACGGCATTGCCATGTATGAGCTGAACGCCTCCTGCCCGAATACTTCGCACGGCGGCATGGTGTTTGGCACGGACGGCATCATGCTCTATGACCTGGTGACGCGCGTTCGCAGAAGAACGCAGCGGCCGGTGATGGTGAAGCTGTCGCCGAATGTAACCAACATTGGGCACATGGCGCGCGTGGCGCAGGACGCCGGAGCGGACGCCGTCTCGCTGGTGAATACCTTCCTGGCGCTGTCGATCGACATTGAAACGCGCAAGCCGCGGATTGCCAACACCACGGGCGGGCTCTCCGGGCCGGCCATCAAGCCGATTGCCGTGCGCATGGTGCGCGAGGCATCGAAGGCCGTCAGCATTCCGGTGGTTGGGCTGGGTGGCATTGTCTGCGCGGAGGATGCGGTGGAATTCCTTCTGGCGGGTGCAACGGCCGTGCAGGTAGGCACGGCCAGCTATGCCGATCCGCGCGCGGTGGAGACCATCGCGAACGGCCTGCGGACGTGGTGCAAGTCGCACGAGGTGGAGCGTGCGCGTGACCTGACCGGGGCGATGCTTTCCGCATAG
- a CDS encoding DoxX family protein, whose protein sequence is MFRDHRAVAYGLMRLALGVNIFGHGFFRILTGVGAFATGMAQGMEKSPLPHGMILAFGYCIPVIEGSVGLLLILGLFTRLALVAGSLLMIALTFGTTSIQNWNGAGTQLVYSAVFFFMLWLVEQDRYSVDGLRKRG, encoded by the coding sequence ATGTTTCGTGATCATCGCGCGGTGGCGTATGGGCTAATGCGATTGGCCCTGGGCGTTAACATCTTTGGCCATGGCTTCTTCCGCATCCTTACGGGCGTAGGAGCCTTTGCCACGGGCATGGCGCAGGGGATGGAGAAGTCTCCCCTGCCGCATGGCATGATCCTGGCCTTTGGCTACTGCATTCCGGTGATTGAGGGCAGCGTGGGGCTGCTGCTGATCCTGGGACTGTTCACACGACTTGCGCTGGTGGCGGGATCGCTGCTGATGATTGCGCTGACCTTCGGCACAACATCGATCCAAAACTGGAACGGCGCCGGGACCCAGTTGGTCTACAGCGCCGTTTTCTTTTTTATGTTGTGGCTGGTTGAGCAGGATCGCTACTCGGTGGATGGTTTGCGTAAGCGCGGTTAG
- the serS gene encoding serine--tRNA ligase — translation MLDLAFVRANLDLVKAKLRLRGMDPEAALGDFTVLDAERRTAITEAENLKAERNKLSAEVGNIKRSGGNADAIMEQVRGLKERGEALEAKATELDAKLQATLQAIPNLPQDSVPAGTDEHGNQLEKTWGDKPSFDFEPKPHWEIAEALGIVDFERAAKISGARMVVHFGQGARLERALAAFMLDLHTREHGYMEVLPPFMVNSRSLFGTGQLPKFAEDLFHCDDSGPFDGELKDGDHWLIPTAEVPVTNLFAGETLDATQLPISYCAYTPCFRAEAGSHGRDVRGMIRQHQFQKVELVKFVAPETSNDEHEKLTRHAETVLEKLGLPYRRMLLCTGDMGFSSAKTYDLEVWLPGQQTYREISSCSNFEGFQARRAGIRYRPAGGKKSELLHTLNGSGLAVGRTYLAILENYQQADGTVRVPDALVPYMHGDTVIGKQAR, via the coding sequence ATGTTGGATTTGGCATTTGTCCGGGCGAACCTGGATCTGGTGAAAGCAAAGCTGCGTTTGCGCGGCATGGACCCCGAAGCTGCTCTTGGTGATTTCACGGTTCTCGACGCCGAGCGTCGCACCGCCATCACCGAGGCCGAGAACCTGAAGGCCGAGCGCAACAAGCTCTCCGCTGAAGTCGGCAACATCAAGCGCTCCGGCGGCAATGCAGACGCCATCATGGAACAGGTGCGCGGTCTGAAAGAGCGCGGAGAAGCGCTCGAAGCCAAGGCCACCGAGCTCGACGCCAAGCTGCAGGCCACCCTGCAGGCCATTCCCAATCTGCCGCAGGACAGCGTTCCCGCAGGCACGGACGAGCACGGCAACCAGCTCGAAAAGACCTGGGGCGACAAGCCAAGCTTCGACTTCGAGCCCAAGCCCCACTGGGAGATCGCCGAAGCGCTCGGCATCGTCGACTTCGAACGCGCCGCCAAAATCTCCGGCGCTCGCATGGTCGTGCACTTCGGCCAGGGAGCGCGCCTCGAACGCGCCCTCGCCGCCTTCATGCTCGACCTGCACACCCGCGAGCACGGCTACATGGAGGTCCTTCCTCCGTTCATGGTCAACAGCCGTTCGCTCTTCGGCACCGGCCAACTACCCAAGTTCGCCGAAGACCTCTTCCACTGCGACGACAGCGGCCCTTTCGACGGCGAGCTGAAGGACGGCGACCACTGGCTCATCCCCACCGCCGAGGTCCCGGTCACCAATCTCTTTGCCGGCGAAACGCTGGACGCCACGCAGTTGCCCATCAGCTACTGCGCCTACACACCCTGCTTCCGCGCCGAAGCCGGATCGCACGGCCGCGACGTCCGCGGCATGATCCGCCAGCACCAGTTCCAGAAGGTGGAGCTGGTGAAGTTCGTCGCGCCGGAGACCAGCAACGACGAGCACGAAAAGCTCACCCGCCACGCCGAAACCGTGCTGGAAAAGCTGGGCCTGCCCTACCGCCGCATGCTGCTCTGCACCGGCGACATGGGCTTCAGCTCGGCCAAAACCTACGACCTCGAAGTCTGGCTGCCCGGCCAGCAGACCTACCGTGAGATCAGCTCCTGCTCCAACTTTGAGGGCTTCCAGGCGCGTCGCGCGGGCATCCGCTACCGCCCGGCGGGAGGCAAGAAGAGTGAGCTGCTGCACACGCTCAATGGCAGCGGCCTGGCCGTTGGGCGCACCTATCTCGCAATTCTTGAGAACTACCAGCAGGCCGACGGTACTGTGCGTGTACCGGATGCGCTGGTGCCGTACATGCATGGCGACACCGTCATCGGAAAGCAGGCCCGCTAA
- the ilvC gene encoding ketol-acid reductoisomerase, which produces MAKAYHDHDADLSLIQAKKVAIIGYGSQGHAHALNLKDSGVDVKVGLRPGSANEAKAKNAGLEVLSVADAAKWADVIMLLVPDQTAAKVYKEIEPGLTAGKTLMFAHGFNIRFRTINPPADVDVSLVAPKGPGHRVREVFTEGGGVPGLVAVEQDASGNALALALSYAKGIGCTRGGVLETTFTEETETDLFGEQAVLCGGTAALVKAGFETLVEAGYQPELAYFEVLHELKLIVDLMYRGGLEYMRYSISDTAEWGDYVTGPRIVTPAVKDAMREVLKDIQSGKFAKEFIEENETGRKGFAKFRGADNEHQLEKVGKELRKSMPFLDPVEVKDGAVVKA; this is translated from the coding sequence ATGGCAAAGGCATATCACGATCACGACGCAGACCTCTCTCTTATCCAGGCGAAGAAAGTCGCCATCATCGGCTACGGCTCGCAGGGCCACGCTCACGCGCTGAACCTGAAGGACTCCGGCGTAGACGTGAAGGTCGGCCTGCGCCCCGGTTCGGCCAACGAAGCCAAGGCGAAGAACGCCGGTCTCGAGGTCCTCTCAGTTGCTGACGCCGCCAAGTGGGCCGATGTGATCATGCTGCTGGTTCCGGACCAGACGGCTGCCAAGGTATACAAGGAGATCGAGCCGGGCCTGACCGCCGGCAAGACCCTGATGTTTGCCCACGGCTTCAACATCCGCTTCCGCACCATCAATCCCCCGGCGGACGTGGATGTTTCCCTCGTTGCCCCCAAGGGACCTGGCCACCGCGTGCGCGAGGTCTTCACCGAAGGCGGCGGCGTACCCGGACTGGTTGCCGTGGAGCAGGATGCCAGCGGCAACGCTCTGGCGCTGGCTCTGAGCTATGCCAAGGGCATTGGCTGCACCCGTGGCGGCGTTCTTGAGACTACCTTCACCGAAGAGACCGAGACTGATCTGTTCGGAGAGCAGGCTGTTCTGTGCGGCGGCACTGCTGCCCTGGTGAAGGCCGGCTTTGAGACCCTGGTTGAGGCTGGCTACCAGCCCGAGCTGGCGTACTTCGAGGTGCTGCACGAGCTGAAGCTGATCGTCGACCTGATGTACCGTGGCGGCCTGGAGTACATGCGCTATTCCATCTCGGACACCGCCGAGTGGGGCGACTACGTGACCGGACCGCGCATTGTGACCCCGGCTGTGAAGGACGCCATGCGCGAGGTACTGAAGGACATCCAGTCCGGCAAGTTCGCCAAGGAGTTCATTGAAGAGAATGAGACCGGCCGCAAGGGCTTTGCCAAGTTCCGTGGAGCCGACAACGAGCACCAGCTGGAGAAGGTGGGCAAGGAGCTGCGCAAGTCCATGCCGTTCCTGGATCCGGTCGAAGTGAAGGACGGAGCTGTTGTGAAGGCATAA
- a CDS encoding LolA family protein: MRFGLIKFTAAAAFMLTAISIKPAAAQTQELQKVVQQLDAAAAKFQSATADLRWDTYERVVRETTIQTGIIFFQKKGAATDMGAVIQKPAKKVVAYSGGQLKLYQPSIDELTLLSAGKNQSQYESFLTLGFGGSGTEMEKQWTITPQGTETIDGVQTTKLDLVPKQESVKNTFTHVIIWTDPVRGVSLKQQFFTPSGDQKICFYTNIKVNGKVDTKAFEIKTTSKTSVKRP; the protein is encoded by the coding sequence ATGCGTTTTGGATTGATCAAGTTCACCGCGGCCGCAGCCTTCATGCTGACCGCTATTTCCATCAAACCGGCTGCTGCGCAGACACAGGAACTCCAGAAAGTCGTCCAGCAGTTGGACGCCGCTGCCGCGAAGTTCCAGTCCGCCACAGCCGACCTGCGCTGGGACACTTACGAGCGCGTCGTCCGTGAGACCACCATACAGACTGGCATTATCTTCTTTCAGAAGAAGGGAGCGGCGACCGACATGGGCGCCGTCATCCAGAAGCCGGCCAAGAAGGTGGTTGCTTATTCAGGCGGACAGTTGAAGCTCTACCAGCCGAGCATTGACGAACTCACGCTGCTTTCCGCGGGGAAGAACCAGTCTCAGTATGAAAGCTTCCTGACTCTGGGTTTTGGTGGCAGCGGCACAGAGATGGAGAAGCAGTGGACCATCACACCGCAAGGCACGGAAACGATTGACGGTGTCCAGACAACGAAGCTGGATCTTGTACCGAAACAGGAGAGTGTGAAAAATACCTTCACGCATGTCATCATCTGGACCGATCCGGTGCGCGGCGTTTCCTTGAAGCAGCAGTTCTTTACCCCCTCCGGCGACCAGAAGATCTGCTTCTACACCAACATCAAGGTGAACGGGAAGGTCGACACCAAGGCCTTCGAGATCAAGACCACGAGCAAAACCTCGGTCAAGCGCCCCTAG
- a CDS encoding 3-keto-disaccharide hydrolase has translation MRRLLFPLALSFAATAVFAQETAKPKPEDTEIWSPVPPVVSNTAPVTTAPPSDATVLFDGKNLDQWVQVSDKSPAKWFVKDDTLTVNKEKGVGNIETKKSFKNYQLHIEWKVPATITGEGQARGNSGVFLASTGTGDAGYELQVLDSYQNKTYVNGMAGSLYKQAIPLANPGRKPGEWQSYDVIWTAPIFNADGSLKTPAYATVLFNGVLVEDHYELKGETLYIGKPVYKAYDRAPIKLQAHGDKSEPLSFRNIWVRELP, from the coding sequence ATGCGCCGCTTACTGTTTCCCCTCGCCCTGAGTTTCGCCGCAACCGCTGTCTTCGCGCAGGAGACGGCCAAGCCCAAGCCGGAAGATACCGAAATCTGGTCGCCGGTACCGCCGGTAGTCAGTAACACAGCTCCGGTCACCACGGCGCCGCCGTCGGACGCCACCGTGCTGTTTGACGGGAAGAACCTGGACCAGTGGGTGCAGGTCAGCGACAAGTCGCCCGCCAAATGGTTTGTTAAAGACGACACCCTGACGGTGAACAAGGAAAAGGGCGTCGGCAACATCGAAACGAAGAAGTCCTTCAAGAATTACCAGCTCCACATTGAATGGAAGGTTCCCGCGACCATCACCGGCGAGGGACAGGCTCGTGGCAACAGCGGCGTCTTCCTGGCCTCTACGGGTACCGGTGACGCCGGTTATGAACTACAGGTGCTGGACAGCTACCAGAACAAGACCTACGTGAACGGTATGGCCGGAAGTCTGTACAAGCAGGCGATTCCTCTGGCCAATCCGGGCCGCAAGCCGGGTGAGTGGCAGAGCTACGACGTGATCTGGACCGCGCCGATCTTCAACGCCGACGGCAGCCTGAAGACGCCCGCCTACGCGACGGTGCTGTTCAACGGCGTACTGGTGGAAGACCACTACGAGCTGAAGGGCGAGACGCTGTACATCGGTAAGCCCGTGTACAAGGCCTATGACCGCGCCCCCATCAAGCTGCAGGCCCACGGCGACAAGAGCGAGCCGCTGAGCTTCCGGAATATCTGGGTGCGGGAGCTGCCGTAA
- the purH gene encoding bifunctional phosphoribosylaminoimidazolecarboxamide formyltransferase/IMP cyclohydrolase has translation MTDLKPVRRALLSVTDKSGLTDFAKTLVAQGVELVSTGGTAKALRDAGLAVRDISDLTGFPEMLDGRVKTLHPKVHGGILHRRSLPEHVAAVREHGIEDIDIVVVNLYAFEATAAKPGVTFGELIENIDIGGPSMVRSAAKNFEDVAIVTRVEDYATISAELAANGGKLSGETRWKLAQTAFATTAAYDSAIAATLATLPYAAPETPLAKPEEGSYPARLDLDFSLAQTLRYGENPHQSAALYVDGSRKGIAAGKQLQGKELSFNNLVDLDACWELAQEFAEPAVAIIKHTNPCGAATGISVADAYVRALAADPISAFGGVIGVNRIVDEAAAAEMVKLFVEAIAAPGFTPEAQAIFAAKKNLRLVEVNAHPAQQVIKQISGGLLLQDADRKRIESGDLKIVTDREPTPEELTALLFSWRVCKHVKSNAIVYARAEAHGQEVFGQTVGIGAGQMSRVDAAKFGALKAVLPLAGTVAASDAFFPFPDGLETVATAGATAVIQPGGSVKDQDVIAAANRLGLAMVFTGIRHFRHG, from the coding sequence ATGACTGATCTGAAGCCTGTTCGCCGTGCCCTCCTCTCCGTCACCGATAAATCCGGACTCACCGACTTTGCCAAGACCCTGGTTGCCCAGGGCGTGGAGCTGGTTTCGACCGGCGGTACCGCCAAGGCGCTGCGGGACGCGGGCCTTGCCGTGCGTGACATCTCCGACCTGACCGGGTTTCCGGAGATGCTGGATGGCCGCGTAAAGACGCTGCATCCGAAGGTGCATGGCGGCATTCTGCACCGCCGCAGCCTGCCGGAGCATGTAGCCGCTGTGCGCGAGCATGGCATTGAAGACATCGACATTGTGGTGGTGAACCTGTACGCCTTTGAGGCGACCGCCGCCAAGCCGGGTGTCACCTTTGGGGAGCTGATTGAGAATATCGACATCGGTGGCCCGTCGATGGTGCGCTCTGCCGCGAAGAACTTTGAGGATGTGGCGATTGTGACCCGCGTGGAGGATTATGCGACGATCTCCGCCGAGTTGGCCGCGAACGGCGGCAAGCTGAGCGGTGAGACCCGCTGGAAGCTGGCGCAGACGGCCTTTGCCACCACCGCCGCCTATGACTCGGCCATTGCCGCCACGCTGGCAACGCTGCCCTACGCCGCGCCGGAGACCCCGCTGGCGAAGCCCGAGGAAGGTTCCTATCCTGCGCGGCTGGACCTGGACTTCAGCCTGGCGCAGACGCTGCGCTATGGCGAGAACCCGCACCAGTCCGCGGCGCTGTACGTGGACGGCTCCCGCAAGGGTATTGCGGCCGGCAAGCAATTGCAGGGTAAGGAGTTGAGCTTCAACAACCTGGTGGACCTGGATGCCTGCTGGGAGCTTGCGCAGGAGTTTGCCGAGCCTGCCGTGGCCATCATCAAGCACACCAACCCCTGCGGAGCGGCGACGGGCATTTCGGTTGCCGATGCGTATGTCCGCGCGCTGGCGGCTGATCCGATTTCGGCCTTTGGCGGTGTGATTGGCGTGAACCGCATTGTGGACGAGGCAGCGGCCGCCGAGATGGTGAAGCTGTTTGTGGAGGCGATTGCCGCCCCCGGATTTACGCCGGAGGCCCAGGCGATCTTTGCCGCGAAGAAGAACCTGCGGCTGGTGGAGGTCAACGCTCATCCGGCCCAGCAGGTGATCAAGCAGATCTCCGGCGGGCTGTTGCTGCAGGACGCGGACCGCAAGCGGATTGAGTCCGGCGACTTGAAGATTGTGACCGACCGCGAGCCGACTCCGGAGGAGCTGACGGCCCTGCTGTTCTCCTGGCGTGTCTGCAAGCATGTGAAATCAAACGCGATTGTGTATGCCCGCGCGGAAGCGCATGGGCAGGAGGTCTTCGGCCAGACGGTGGGAATTGGCGCCGGGCAGATGTCTCGCGTGGATGCTGCGAAGTTCGGAGCGCTGAAGGCGGTTCTACCGCTGGCGGGCACGGTGGCGGCGTCGGACGCCTTCTTCCCCTTCCCGGATGGCCTGGAAACGGTGGCCACCGCGGGTGCGACGGCGGTGATTCAGCCGGGCGGATCGGTGAAGGACCAGGACGTAATTGCGGCCGCCAACCGGCTTGGACTGGCGATGGTCTTTACCGGAATCCGGCATTTCCGTCACGGATGA
- a CDS encoding tetratricopeptide repeat protein: protein MTLFRRLFTARPVLLSAAALLATLPAAAQQKTAVEAPKGPDHSASYYHYSLAHMYEEMAVNQGRTDYATQAIEEYKLALNADPDSAQLQDGLADLYLKLGRVREAVSVAQEQVKRNPNDVEAHNILGRIYLRSLGDGTPNGQSQQMLQMALTEYQAIVRLKPDSVEDHLLLGQLYALNRENDKAEAELKTAQKLDGTSEEVVLAMVRLYGEQNQYDRIVQLINALPVTDRTARMEYSLALTYDQLKKPKEAAAAYQRSLDIDNDNLDAQRGLASALLLDGQFDAALKQYKDIVAAEPQDAQSYIRIAEIQRRQGHYEEALATLKKAKTLVTDSLELSYNEALLYDSLGRFDDAVTTLNKLLTDTAHADGNYTDGEKNNRVLFLDRLGTVLREQGKTAQAVDAYKQIVALGGDNIARGYQGEVDAYRDNHDWAKMTAAAGEAAKALPKEKGVQMLYAGTLADTGKVEEAITIAKAQLGGDDDRDIRMQLAQMYIRLKRWKDADEQLTKVEGITSRNEDKIYLHFSRGTLAERQKLYDQAEAEFRKVLAIDPNNAATLNYLGYMLADRGQKLPEAVDMVRKAVELDPQNGAYLDSLGWAYFKSGQYALAEENLLKAKDRITTDPTVYDHLGELYEQTGKLKQAVSWWERSMKEYKLALAPDADPADQAKVQKKLDNARVKLARATPAARSAVQNK, encoded by the coding sequence ATGACACTTTTCCGGCGTCTCTTTACCGCTCGTCCCGTACTGCTTTCGGCGGCTGCGCTGCTGGCAACACTGCCTGCAGCCGCGCAACAGAAGACCGCGGTGGAGGCGCCGAAAGGACCAGATCATTCGGCGTCTTACTATCACTACAGCCTGGCGCATATGTATGAGGAGATGGCCGTCAACCAGGGCCGCACCGATTACGCCACGCAGGCTATTGAAGAGTACAAGCTGGCGCTGAATGCCGATCCGGATTCAGCCCAGTTGCAGGACGGACTGGCGGACCTTTATCTGAAGCTGGGCCGCGTGCGCGAAGCCGTCTCGGTGGCCCAGGAGCAGGTCAAGCGCAATCCGAATGATGTTGAGGCGCATAACATCCTGGGCCGGATCTATCTGCGCTCGCTGGGCGATGGTACGCCCAACGGCCAGTCACAGCAGATGCTGCAGATGGCGTTGACCGAGTACCAGGCGATTGTCCGCCTGAAGCCGGACAGCGTGGAAGATCACCTTCTGCTGGGTCAGCTTTATGCGCTGAACCGCGAAAACGATAAGGCCGAGGCCGAGTTGAAGACCGCGCAGAAGCTGGACGGCACCTCGGAAGAGGTTGTGCTGGCGATGGTTCGTCTGTATGGCGAGCAGAACCAGTATGACCGCATTGTGCAGTTGATCAATGCCCTGCCCGTGACGGACCGTACGGCGCGCATGGAATACTCGCTGGCGCTGACCTATGACCAGTTGAAGAAGCCGAAGGAGGCCGCCGCGGCCTACCAGCGCTCGCTCGATATTGACAACGACAACCTGGACGCACAGCGTGGCCTTGCCAGTGCCCTGCTGCTGGATGGCCAGTTTGACGCGGCTTTGAAGCAGTACAAGGATATTGTTGCGGCTGAGCCGCAGGATGCGCAGTCCTACATCCGCATTGCGGAGATCCAGCGCCGCCAGGGCCACTATGAAGAAGCTCTGGCTACGCTGAAGAAGGCCAAGACGCTGGTGACCGATTCGCTGGAGCTGAGCTACAACGAGGCGCTGCTGTATGACTCGCTTGGCCGCTTTGACGATGCGGTGACCACGCTGAACAAGCTGCTGACCGATACCGCCCATGCCGATGGCAACTACACGGACGGGGAAAAGAACAACCGCGTGCTGTTCCTTGATCGCCTGGGAACAGTGCTGCGCGAGCAGGGGAAGACAGCGCAGGCCGTGGATGCCTACAAGCAGATCGTCGCGCTGGGTGGAGACAACATCGCCCGCGGCTACCAGGGTGAGGTGGACGCGTATCGCGACAATCACGACTGGGCCAAGATGACCGCTGCCGCCGGAGAAGCCGCAAAGGCTCTACCGAAGGAAAAGGGCGTGCAGATGTTGTACGCGGGCACGCTGGCCGACACCGGCAAGGTGGAAGAGGCGATCACCATCGCCAAGGCGCAGCTGGGCGGCGACGATGATCGCGATATCCGCATGCAGCTGGCCCAGATGTACATCCGCCTGAAGCGCTGGAAGGATGCCGACGAGCAGCTGACCAAGGTGGAAGGCATTACCTCGCGCAATGAGGACAAGATCTACCTGCACTTCTCGCGCGGAACGCTGGCGGAGCGGCAGAAACTGTATGACCAGGCCGAAGCGGAGTTCCGCAAGGTGCTGGCCATTGACCCGAATAACGCCGCCACGCTGAATTACCTGGGCTACATGCTGGCTGACCGCGGGCAGAAGCTGCCCGAGGCCGTCGACATGGTTCGCAAAGCTGTCGAGCTGGATCCGCAGAACGGGGCATATCTCGATTCGCTGGGCTGGGCCTACTTCAAGAGCGGGCAGTATGCGCTGGCCGAAGAGAACCTGCTGAAGGCCAAGGACCGCATCACCACCGATCCGACGGTCTATGACCACCTGGGCGAGCTGTATGAGCAGACCGGAAAGCTGAAGCAGGCCGTCAGCTGGTGGGAGCGCTCCATGAAGGAGTACAAGCTGGCGCTGGCGCCGGATGCCGATCCGGCGGACCAGGCCAAGGTACAGAAGAAGCTGGACAATGCGCGTGTGAAGCTGGCGCGCGCTACGCCGGCAGCCCGTAGCGCCGTGCAGAACAAGTAA
- a CDS encoding GNAT family N-acetyltransferase has product MADEKPAFILRPHRTGDMGWVIHRQAVAYAREYGWNSDFEMLVARIAADFLANFNPEREHCWMAESPEGLQLGHIFLVQHPEEPETAKLRLLLVEPEARGMGLGKMLVAECIGFARKVGYTRITLWTQSMLTPATRIYQAAGFQLVAEEPHHSFGAELVGQTWTLEL; this is encoded by the coding sequence ATGGCAGACGAGAAACCGGCATTTATATTGCGGCCTCACCGTACGGGCGACATGGGATGGGTGATTCACCGGCAGGCTGTGGCCTACGCACGGGAGTATGGCTGGAACAGCGACTTTGAGATGCTGGTGGCCCGGATTGCCGCGGATTTTCTGGCGAACTTCAACCCCGAACGCGAGCACTGCTGGATGGCGGAGTCGCCGGAGGGGTTGCAACTGGGGCATATCTTCCTGGTACAGCACCCGGAAGAGCCGGAGACGGCCAAACTGCGCCTGCTGCTTGTGGAACCGGAGGCGCGTGGCATGGGGCTGGGTAAGATGCTGGTGGCCGAGTGCATCGGCTTTGCGCGCAAAGTGGGCTATACGCGCATCACGCTATGGACGCAGAGCATGCTGACGCCGGCCACGCGGATCTACCAGGCGGCGGGGTTCCAGCTTGTAGCCGAAGAACCGCATCACAGCTTCGGGGCGGAGCTGGTGGGGCAGACCTGGACGCTGGAGCTGTAG